From Verrucomicrobiota bacterium, one genomic window encodes:
- a CDS encoding class I SAM-dependent methyltransferase: MPAVCSCDFDRVSRFYPFLERLVFGDALERSRASFINQVATARQILLIGEGNGRFLELALGIVPSTAGLVILDPSRRMLEAARRRGERHPRGSRTNFVCGDGRTWSPGRFAFDLFVTHFVLDLYTPANQERLIANLDAHAATEAYWIDVDFVPDPPRRAHQALMWLQYCFFRVVAAVEADRLYGSDALLRRRRWELVDTRQHAGGLVQARLWHRASGKGCAEDDIRSV, encoded by the coding sequence GTGCCCGCCGTGTGCTCGTGTGATTTTGATCGCGTCAGCCGGTTTTATCCATTCCTTGAACGGCTGGTGTTCGGCGACGCGCTCGAGCGCAGCCGCGCTTCGTTCATCAACCAGGTCGCGACCGCCCGTCAGATTTTGCTCATCGGGGAGGGTAACGGGCGGTTCCTGGAGCTGGCGCTTGGAATTGTGCCCTCGACGGCCGGTTTGGTTATCCTGGATCCCAGCCGGCGGATGCTGGAGGCGGCGCGCCGGCGCGGTGAGAGGCATCCGCGCGGGTCCCGGACGAATTTCGTGTGCGGCGATGGGCGCACCTGGTCACCCGGCCGTTTTGCGTTCGACCTTTTCGTTACCCATTTCGTGCTGGACCTCTACACGCCTGCAAACCAGGAGCGGCTGATCGCGAATCTCGATGCGCACGCCGCAACGGAAGCGTATTGGATCGACGTTGACTTTGTGCCGGATCCTCCAAGACGTGCGCACCAGGCGCTTATGTGGCTGCAGTATTGTTTTTTCCGGGTAGTTGCCGCCGTGGAAGCAGACCGGCTGTATGGAAGTGACGCTCTCCTGCGCCGGCGGCGTTGGGAACTGGTCGACACCAGGCAGCATGCCGGCGGCCTGGTTCAGGCCAGGCTTTGGCACAGGGCCTCAGGTAAAGGTTGCGCTGAAGACGACATTCGGTCTGTTTGA
- a CDS encoding chloride channel protein: protein MARIDSLHPVRLIFARLRDALPAELRAYLLPVIYGLGGGLAAVAFQRGIQVVYRALWVPAFQLSKPFFALASFLALTISTLLVGLILTRISRDAAGSGIPQVKAIFWRDFGYIRARVIIAKFFGGIAAIGGGSSLGREGPSVHIAAAVASNLAGVFGLAKQARRPALLSGAAAGLAAAFNTPLSAITFVLEEIVEDLNSRGYFAQVLVAAVVATFVTHLFLGNVPAFDIPNIQRLSWPTFILVVPATALAAFAGCTFQKSTLIWRSQIKRLQGIPEFVRPTVGGLINWGLGLAAFVLVSRTGVFGLGYDDLEAMLRGQVGFGPTLVLLVAKLAATIAAYAWGGAGGIFSPTLFFGAAAGLAVAQVAGDLVPLGASDRIALTVAGMSACLGAVVRAPLTSIVIVFEMTHQFTFVPILMIGTLVSQTVSRALCHTNFYSEILERDGIDLEKHIPPRSLAALQKRPVASIANFAPVYAVSLDRTVVADLFATIPYRHLPLVLDGKVAGVVSRGTVLNGADPTLRSEPAVCVPPSVTIRDAVQRMVNESQELVLLTSEPEGKLLGIVTLHDVLRFQNQFTEML from the coding sequence ATGGCCAGAATCGATTCTCTCCACCCTGTCCGGCTTATCTTCGCCCGGCTCCGCGATGCGCTGCCGGCAGAATTGCGTGCCTACCTTCTACCCGTGATTTACGGGCTTGGAGGGGGACTGGCCGCGGTGGCGTTTCAGCGTGGAATCCAGGTCGTTTACCGCGCGTTATGGGTGCCGGCATTCCAGCTCTCCAAACCATTCTTCGCGCTGGCCAGCTTTCTCGCCCTGACGATAAGCACCCTCCTGGTCGGTTTGATCCTGACCCGGATCAGCCGGGATGCGGCAGGCAGCGGCATCCCGCAGGTAAAAGCCATTTTCTGGCGCGATTTTGGTTACATACGCGCACGGGTGATCATCGCCAAGTTCTTCGGCGGGATCGCGGCGATCGGCGGCGGCTCGAGCCTGGGCCGGGAAGGCCCGAGCGTCCATATCGCGGCTGCGGTTGCCTCCAATCTGGCGGGTGTGTTCGGGCTGGCCAAGCAGGCCCGGCGCCCTGCCCTGCTCAGCGGTGCAGCTGCGGGGCTGGCAGCCGCGTTCAACACACCTTTGTCGGCGATCACGTTCGTGCTCGAGGAGATTGTCGAAGACCTGAACAGCAGAGGTTATTTCGCCCAGGTGCTTGTCGCAGCGGTGGTTGCGACGTTCGTGACCCATTTGTTTCTGGGGAATGTGCCCGCGTTCGACATCCCCAATATCCAGCGACTTTCGTGGCCGACATTTATCCTGGTTGTCCCGGCGACGGCGCTCGCGGCGTTCGCCGGGTGCACCTTTCAGAAGAGCACTCTGATCTGGCGTTCACAGATCAAGCGCCTTCAGGGGATCCCGGAATTCGTTCGTCCGACCGTGGGCGGCCTGATCAACTGGGGGCTCGGGCTGGCGGCCTTTGTTCTCGTGAGCCGTACGGGTGTGTTCGGACTCGGCTATGACGACCTGGAGGCGATGTTGAGAGGTCAGGTCGGTTTCGGTCCAACCCTCGTTTTGCTGGTCGCCAAGCTGGCCGCCACCATAGCGGCTTATGCCTGGGGCGGCGCCGGCGGAATCTTTTCGCCGACGCTGTTTTTCGGTGCCGCAGCCGGCCTCGCGGTCGCGCAGGTCGCCGGCGACCTTGTGCCGCTGGGCGCCTCCGACCGGATCGCGCTGACGGTGGCCGGAATGAGCGCCTGCCTGGGCGCAGTCGTTCGGGCGCCTTTGACTTCGATCGTCATCGTTTTCGAAATGACGCACCAGTTCACCTTCGTGCCAATCCTGATGATCGGTACCCTTGTCAGCCAGACGGTGAGCCGCGCCTTATGCCACACTAATTTTTACTCGGAGATCCTGGAACGCGACGGCATCGACCTGGAGAAGCACATCCCCCCGCGGTCCCTGGCCGCACTCCAAAAACGGCCGGTCGCAAGCATCGCCAATTTTGCGCCGGTTTATGCCGTCAGTCTTGACCGGACGGTGGTTGCCGACCTGTTTGCCACGATCCCTTATCGCCATCTTCCCCTCGTGCTTGACGGCAAAGTTGCCGGGGTAGTCAGCCGCGGCACGGTTCTCAATGGCGCGGATCCCACCCTCCGTTCTGAGCCCGCCGTTTGCGTCCCGCCCTCGGTCACGATCCGGGACGCGGTGCAACGCATGGTGAACGAATCGCAGGAACTTGTGTTACTCACGAGCGAGCCGGAGGGAAAATTACTCGGCATTGTGACCCTGCATGATGTCCTCCGTTTTCAGAACCAGTTCACGGAGATGTTGTGA